One window of Thermocoleostomius sinensis A174 genomic DNA carries:
- the menA gene encoding 2-carboxy-1,4-naphthoquinone phytyltransferase produces MTLKPVPYTPTPARVSRKKLWMAAIKPPMYSVAVMPIALGTAVAYAETGRIDWGIFTTFVMAAILILAWENLSNDVFDSETGIDRNKPHSLVNLTGNKSLIFWIGNSCLVTGIAGILAIAWWQQDVTILAIILLCCGLGYAYQGPPFRLGYQGLGEILCFFSFGPLAVFAAYYSQTQTGSIASFMASIILGITTSLILFCSHFHQVEDDLAAGKRSPIVRLGTRRGAQLLPWLCGSVFALTGAFVALGLFPVWTLLIFGSLPPAIKLCRHVRANHNQPARVSNCKFIAVSFHFWSGVLLCLGFVL; encoded by the coding sequence ATGACTCTTAAGCCTGTCCCGTATACGCCCACCCCCGCTCGGGTGAGTCGCAAGAAACTGTGGATGGCAGCGATTAAACCACCGATGTACAGTGTTGCCGTGATGCCGATCGCACTGGGGACGGCTGTTGCCTATGCCGAGACAGGCAGAATCGATTGGGGAATTTTCACCACTTTCGTAATGGCAGCCATTCTGATTTTGGCGTGGGAAAACCTCAGCAACGATGTGTTTGACTCAGAAACGGGCATCGATCGCAACAAGCCCCACTCGCTTGTCAACCTCACAGGGAATAAATCGCTGATTTTTTGGATCGGCAATAGTTGCTTAGTTACAGGCATTGCTGGAATTTTGGCGATTGCTTGGTGGCAGCAAGATGTCACGATTTTGGCAATCATTTTGCTCTGCTGCGGGTTGGGCTATGCCTATCAAGGGCCGCCATTTCGCCTAGGCTATCAGGGGCTAGGCGAAATCCTTTGCTTCTTCAGCTTTGGGCCGCTAGCCGTGTTTGCTGCCTACTATAGCCAGACACAAACAGGTTCAATAGCCAGTTTCATGGCGTCGATTATTCTCGGCATTACCACCAGTTTGATTCTATTTTGTTCTCACTTTCATCAAGTTGAGGATGATCTGGCGGCTGGCAAGCGATCACCCATTGTGCGGTTGGGGACACGACGCGGAGCACAATTATTGCCTTGGCTGTGTGGTAGCGTGTTTGCCTTGACGGGGGCATTTGTGGCGCTGGGCTTGTTTCCCGTCTGGACGCTATTGATCTTCGGTAGCCTGCCACCCGCGATCAAACTTTGTCGGCATGTGCGCGCCAACCACAATCAGCCTGCTCGAGTCAGCAATTGCAAATTTATTGCGGTCTCGTTTCACTTTTGGAGCGGGGTTTTACTCTGTCTAGGGTTCGTGCTCTAG
- the lipA gene encoding lipoyl synthase, with protein MTVKPEWLRVKAPQWERVGSVKEILRDLALNTVCEEASCPNIGECFNAGTATFLIMGPACTRACPYCDIDFDKKPKALDPTEPDRLAEAVRRMRLNHVVITSVNRDDLPDGGASQFVRCMAAIRALSPSTTIEVLIPDLCGNWDALALILQARPEVLNHNTETVPRLYRRVRPQGDYTRSLELLQRCRQLDPAVYTKSGIMVGLGETDDEVRQVMQDLRSIDCDILTIGQYLQPSQKHLGVQAFITPEQFDAWREFGEAIGFLQVVSSPLTRSSYHAEQVRELMQHHPRSGEVGGQGRGETGA; from the coding sequence GTGACAGTTAAACCAGAATGGCTCCGGGTGAAGGCTCCGCAGTGGGAGCGTGTGGGCAGCGTCAAGGAAATTTTGCGCGATCTTGCGCTCAATACCGTTTGCGAAGAAGCATCTTGTCCCAATATTGGTGAGTGTTTTAATGCGGGCACTGCCACATTTCTAATCATGGGCCCTGCCTGCACTCGGGCTTGCCCCTATTGCGATATTGACTTTGATAAGAAACCCAAGGCACTTGACCCCACTGAACCCGATCGCCTTGCCGAAGCGGTGCGTCGAATGCGGCTAAATCATGTGGTGATTACGTCCGTCAATCGAGATGACTTGCCTGATGGAGGAGCATCTCAGTTTGTTCGGTGCATGGCTGCCATTCGAGCGCTGTCGCCTAGTACAACGATCGAAGTGCTGATTCCAGACCTGTGCGGCAACTGGGACGCCCTCGCTCTGATCTTGCAAGCCCGACCGGAAGTCCTCAACCACAATACTGAAACCGTGCCCCGCCTCTATCGTCGGGTACGTCCCCAAGGGGACTATACTCGATCGCTCGAACTGTTACAGCGTTGCCGTCAGCTTGACCCCGCGGTTTACACCAAATCGGGCATAATGGTGGGGCTAGGCGAAACCGACGACGAAGTGCGCCAGGTCATGCAGGATTTGCGATCGATCGATTGCGATATTCTGACAATTGGGCAATACCTACAGCCTAGTCAGAAGCACCTAGGCGTTCAAGCATTCATTACCCCTGAGCAATTTGATGCCTGGCGTGAATTTGGCGAAGCGATTGGCTTTTTGCAGGTAGTATCGTCGCCGCTGACCCGCAGTTCCTATCATGCTGAACAAGTACGCGAGTTGATGCAACATCATCCGCGATCGGGGGAAGTAGGGGGACAAGGTAGGGGAGAGACGGGAGCCTGA
- a CDS encoding FAD-binding domain-containing protein, with translation MTRTIVWFRRDLRIADHAPLYRAALRGSVIPVFIFDRALLHHPETAPARVAFMLNCLAGLDQDLRDRGGRLILRYGDPSEVLPHLIRETQADGIYAHIDYERIYGRVRDAKLNQVLAAENLRIRWFEPAASTPDLLRYPDYRNFWFAEMLADRIPAPSRVDVPAEIVSEPLPAVADLVLIANQVPIPDGSAVAARQLLDQFLDDKIDRYYWQLSYPGAEATTGLSPYLKFGVISPRECVQTVQQWQGLSHKAERSRQQLIARLRWGSGFAQRFRYLPQLELRSLYSVFDEDGWEFDEDLYQAWQDGQTGFPIVDAAARCLQATGGWQQLNFRIRALYSSFLSNLLGMDWRYGALHFMRHLLDGDCPIDHYQWAMQAGVTHCVDKTWTRIYNPEQVAVDRCDPDGRFIKRWVPEVAHLPPEQLGLPPKLKDYPSPILNYRAARQRRIKQLDRQRQAFLHQENLIPYLAQLPTCLIPFGSDRFASDVAWAMASQPNLFPSPLDLDALDLKQAQALRTWFVAHVNIKPRTVTPRKRRRSKRQPTSDFVQLSLLEL, from the coding sequence ATGACCCGCACGATCGTCTGGTTTCGACGAGATTTACGCATCGCTGATCATGCCCCGTTGTATCGGGCGGCGTTGCGCGGCAGCGTGATTCCGGTGTTTATATTCGATCGGGCATTACTGCACCATCCTGAAACGGCTCCAGCACGGGTTGCCTTTATGCTGAACTGTTTGGCGGGGCTGGATCAGGATTTGCGCGATCGCGGCGGACGGTTAATTTTACGCTATGGCGATCCGAGCGAGGTTTTACCCCACTTAATTCGCGAAACCCAAGCTGACGGCATTTATGCCCATATTGATTACGAGCGGATTTACGGGCGGGTGCGCGATGCCAAACTGAATCAAGTCTTAGCCGCTGAAAATTTGCGGATTCGCTGGTTTGAACCAGCCGCCAGCACGCCAGATTTGCTGCGCTACCCAGACTATCGCAACTTTTGGTTTGCTGAAATGCTAGCCGATCGGATTCCTGCCCCCAGTCGGGTTGATGTTCCCGCAGAGATTGTTAGCGAACCATTACCGGCTGTGGCTGACTTAGTCCTGATTGCCAACCAGGTGCCGATTCCTGATGGCAGTGCGGTCGCCGCCCGGCAGTTGCTCGATCAATTTCTCGACGACAAGATCGATCGCTACTACTGGCAACTGTCCTATCCGGGCGCAGAAGCCACCACCGGATTAAGCCCTTACCTCAAGTTTGGGGTGATTTCGCCTCGCGAGTGCGTGCAAACGGTGCAACAATGGCAAGGATTGTCCCACAAGGCTGAGCGCAGCCGTCAACAATTGATTGCTCGTTTGCGCTGGGGCAGTGGGTTTGCTCAGCGGTTTCGCTACTTGCCGCAACTGGAATTGCGATCGCTCTACTCGGTCTTTGACGAAGACGGCTGGGAGTTTGACGAGGATCTCTATCAGGCGTGGCAAGACGGGCAAACCGGATTTCCAATTGTGGATGCAGCGGCGCGGTGCTTGCAGGCCACAGGCGGCTGGCAACAGCTTAATTTTCGGATTCGAGCGCTGTACTCCAGTTTTCTCAGTAATTTGCTAGGTATGGATTGGCGCTATGGAGCACTGCACTTTATGCGGCACTTGCTCGACGGCGATTGCCCGATCGATCACTATCAGTGGGCTATGCAGGCGGGTGTGACGCACTGTGTCGATAAAACCTGGACGCGCATTTACAATCCGGAACAGGTAGCCGTCGATCGCTGCGACCCCGATGGCAGATTCATCAAACGCTGGGTTCCGGAGGTGGCACACTTACCGCCAGAGCAGTTGGGATTACCACCCAAACTCAAAGACTATCCATCACCCATTCTCAATTACCGAGCGGCGCGTCAACGGCGCATCAAACAACTCGATCGCCAACGCCAAGCGTTTTTACACCAAGAAAACCTGATTCCATACCTAGCCCAACTGCCCACTTGCCTGATTCCCTTTGGCAGCGATCGATTTGCAAGTGACGTTGCGTGGGCAATGGCATCTCAACCAAACCTATTTCCCTCACCGCTTGATCTCGATGCGCTCGATCTAAAACAAGCCCAAGCTTTACGAACCTGGTTTGTTGCCCATGTAAACATCAAGCCCCGCACTGTCACGCCTCGAAAGCGGCGTCGATCGAAACGGCAGCCCACCAGCGATTTTGTGCAGCTAAGCTTGCTGGAGCTTTAG
- a CDS encoding phosphoribulokinase codes for MSHRPIILGIVGDSAAGKTTLTRGIAQILGEDNVTVICTDDYHRYDRKQRAEIGISALHPDCNYLDIIQQHLSLLRSGQPILKPIYNHSTGAFDPPEYIKPNKFVIVEGLLGYSTRGMRDTYDVKVFLAPPEALRSTWKIKRDTRKRGYTEEQVIEQLRKRESDSEAFIRPQRQWADAVVTFYPSNGGTEYDDLLLNVRLVLRPTIPHPDFTKILDSNGNHQGSAVRLELDRDMGKPVDVLEVDGHATDEQVRQIERVLCSEVPHLGQFCSLEGNQDIGKVVGTTGETLQSYPLAITQLLITYHMLKAANVAAAMAIQV; via the coding sequence ATGTCCCATCGCCCGATCATTCTCGGCATTGTTGGCGATAGTGCTGCTGGCAAAACGACTTTGACCCGAGGAATTGCTCAAATCTTGGGCGAGGACAATGTCACAGTGATTTGCACAGACGATTATCATCGGTACGATCGCAAACAGCGGGCAGAGATTGGTATCTCTGCACTGCATCCTGACTGCAACTATCTCGATATTATTCAACAGCACTTGAGCCTGCTGCGCAGCGGACAGCCGATCCTAAAACCTATCTATAACCACAGTACGGGGGCGTTTGATCCGCCGGAATACATCAAACCCAACAAGTTTGTGATTGTAGAGGGGCTGTTGGGCTATTCCACCCGTGGCATGAGAGATACTTATGATGTCAAAGTGTTTTTAGCGCCTCCAGAAGCATTGCGGTCAACCTGGAAAATTAAGCGCGACACTCGCAAGCGCGGCTATACCGAAGAGCAAGTCATTGAACAGTTGCGCAAGCGAGAGTCGGATTCGGAGGCGTTCATTCGCCCCCAGCGGCAGTGGGCAGATGCGGTTGTGACGTTCTATCCCTCGAATGGCGGCACAGAATACGATGATCTACTGCTGAATGTGCGGCTGGTGCTGCGGCCAACAATCCCTCATCCCGATTTCACCAAGATTCTCGATTCCAACGGCAATCATCAGGGATCGGCCGTGCGGCTGGAACTCGATCGCGATATGGGTAAGCCAGTCGATGTGCTTGAAGTAGACGGGCACGCCACCGACGAGCAAGTCCGTCAAATCGAGCGCGTTTTATGCAGCGAAGTGCCACACTTGGGACAATTCTGTAGTCTGGAGGGCAATCAAGACATTGGCAAGGTGGTAGGCACAACGGGCGAAACGCTGCAAAGTTATCCTCTGGCAATCACCCAGCTTTTAATTACCTACCACATGCTGAAGGCAGCAAATGTAGCCGCAGCTATGGCAATACAAGTCTGA